Proteins encoded by one window of Myxocyprinus asiaticus isolate MX2 ecotype Aquarium Trade chromosome 35, UBuf_Myxa_2, whole genome shotgun sequence:
- the LOC127426617 gene encoding DNA-binding protein inhibitor ID-1-like → MKVVGPTCALKSEDVVRCLSEQSLTISKCKIPLLDEQMSLFLQDMNSCYSKLKELVPTLPTNKKASKVEILQHVIDYIWDLQVELDEPGKKNQNSELASISVENGCSDDRIMCR, encoded by the exons ATGAAAGTTGTGGGACCTACCTGCGCACTAAAGAGCGAAGATGTGGTTCGGTGCCTCTCCGAGCAGAGCCTGACCATCTCCAAATGCAAGATTCCACTTCTGGATGAGCAGATGTCCCTGTTTCTGCAGGACATGAACAGCTGCTACAGCAAACTGAAAGAGCTGGTGCCCACACTACCGACCAACAAAAAGGCCAGCAAGGTGGAGATCCTGCAGCACGTTATCGACTACATCTGGGACTTGCAGGTGGAGTTGGACGAGCCTGGCAAGAAGAACCAGAACTCTGAACTGGCCAGCATCTCGGTGGAG AATGGCTGCTCAGATGACCGAATCATGTGCCGTTAA